A genomic window from Diospyros lotus cultivar Yz01 chromosome 2, ASM1463336v1, whole genome shotgun sequence includes:
- the LOC127794967 gene encoding uncharacterized protein LOC127794967 has translation MASSKLRRSCSFPNLLLSCLNFFLFILSAASLLPTIILKMPPTSLGWALLMVSCISLLSSFVGFFSQLTHLCFITHVSFLLASSIGQLLGILALFTKEKSSLSMLKSPRDPREAKLLVRLECGILMAMFVVQVGVLILTCAVHSCWVREYEGLEAEREATARKRSRRMAKVQEESMENAAKIAEMKAKELDEKMKNKYGQWVKTDFEG, from the coding sequence ATGGCTTCTTCTAAGCTCAGAAGGTCATGTTCCTTCCCAAATCTTCTCCTCTCATGTTTGaatttcttcctcttcattctcTCTGCAGCCTCTCTTCTCCCCACAATTATCCTCAAAATGCCACCCACGTCACTGGGCTGGGCTCTCCTCATGGTCTCCTGCATCTCCCTTCTCTCCTCCTTTGTGGGTTTCTTCTCTCAGCTCACCCACCTGTGCTTCATAACCCATGTCTCCTTCCTCCTCGCCTCGTCAATCGGGCAGTTACTTGGCATCCTAGCTCTGTTCACCAAAGAGAAATCGAGCCTTTCGATGCTAAAGTCACCAAGAGACCCGAGGGAGGCAAAGCTGCTGGTCAGGCTGGAATGTGGGATTTTGATGGCCATGTTTGTGGTGCAAGTGGGTGTTCTGATCCTGACTTGTGCTGTTCACAGCTGTTGGGTGAGAGAGTATGAAGGTTTGGAGGCTGAGAGAGAGGCCACAGCCAGGAAGAGGAGCCGGAGGATGGCAAAGGTGCAGGAGGAGTCCATGGAAAATGCAGCCAAAATAGCTGAGATGAAAGCCAAGGAGTTGGAtgagaagatgaagaacaaGTACGGACAATGGGTGAAAACCGACTTCGAAGGCTAA
- the LOC127793805 gene encoding uncharacterized protein LOC127793805 translates to MESGVSGPSSEEPASWDELYNINLMPSELFLKFRKEIEGFRVGLNLEFYNAPINEYQAKLVLKPLSYDRKWKFIYEPLHNDVRLLSKKIPITKFLNLQVGIGHNFQLHATGWKWKLTTCLGGDGVSRIRNKTSLGLCPGVDLRFGWRADYVLPEITGAVGTGEPLFNMNSGRLQASLDRIETILTHTTP, encoded by the exons ATGGAGTCTGGAGTCTCTGGACCGAGTAGCGAAGAGCCGGCTTCGTGGGATGAACTCTACAATATCAATTTGATGCCTTCGGAGTTGTTTCTCAAGTTTCGAAAGGAAATTGAAGGGTTTCGTGTGGGCCTCAATTTggag TTCTATAATGCTCCAATAAATGAGTACCAGGCAAAGCTGGTATTGAAGCCGCTATCCTATGATAGGAAATGGAAGTTCATTTATGAGCCTTTACATAATGATGTGCGTCTTCTTTCCAAGAAAATCCCAATCACAAAGTTTCTAAATCTCCAG gttggtataggccaTAATTTTCAGTTGCACGCAACTGGTTGGAAATGGAAGCTTACTACGTGTTTGGGTGGGGACGGGGTATCTAGGATTCGGAATAAGACATCACTTGGCTTGTGTCCCGGTGTGGATCTGCGGTTTGGATGGAGAGCAGACTATGTTCTTCCAGAAATTACTGG GGCTGTGGGCACCGGTGAACCCTTGTTCAACATGAACTCGGGACGTTTGCAAGCATCACTTGATCGAATTGAGACCATTTTGACTCATACAACACCCTAA
- the LOC127794583 gene encoding uncharacterized protein LOC127794583 isoform X1: MAGFLMITGFPLYPSWDTSLQEDTSFSVTKNQIKLFHEFDRDLYTILVMELWRDPTESMKVLAFWLWLERTGSRRAIKRILSLPTFLVNELADEAVTCINRLLANTPLLSFTESCDMPLTQSLMGSGHSLHFFSTNENRLKAISGVNKILEDVCLRALDDIVLRAMERNSSHFLGAERQTIPPFVADPMERNSARFFGAESQIVLPSFADPGLAELGFVEPDLPDRGLASLRVGGVDILSPRVPLCPASPEVHPDERTMFATFSKGYPVCEAEIRELFSLIFGDCIESLYMQEAPPDEQALFARIVFTSPAFVMLTLNGMEKAKFNINGKHIWLRKYVPRRQRYTAPPRHSQASMRGNPGSSSQFAG; encoded by the coding sequence ATGGCAGGTTTCCTGATGATTACTGGGTTTCCTCTTTATCCCTCTTGGGACACATCTCTTCAAGAGGATACATCCTTTTCTGTTACcaaaaaccaaatcaaactttTTCATGAGTTTGACCGGGATCTGTACACCATCCTTGTGATGGAACTCTGGCGTGACCCTACTGAGTCGATGAAGGTCTTGGCCTTCTGGCTCTGGTTGGAGAGAACTGGCTCCAGGCGCGCCATCAAGAGGATTTTGTCCTTGCCCACTTTTCTAGTAAATGAACTTGCAGATGAGGCGGTGACTTGCATCAACCGCCTTCTGGCCAACACTCCATTGTTGTCCTTTACTGAATCGTGTGACATGCCACTGACTCAAAGCCTAATGGGCTCTGGTCACTCACTTCATTTTTTCAGTACAAATGAAAATCGCTTGAAAGCGATCAGTGGTGTTAACAAAATTCTAGAGGATGTTTGTCTGAGAGCACTAGATGATATTGTGCTGCGGGCCATGGAGAgaaattcttctcatttcttaGGTGCTGAAAGACAGACAATCCCGCCCTTTGTTGCTGATCCCATGGAGAGAAATTCTGCTCGTTTCTTCGGTGCTGAAAGCCAGATAGTCCTGCCCTCTTTTGCTGATCCCGGTCTTGCTGAGCTTGGCTTCGTTGAGCCTGACTTGCCTGATCGTGGCCTTGCTTCCTTGAGGGTTGGTGGAGTTGACATACTCAGTCCACGGGTTCCCCTTTGTCCTGCATCACCGGAAGTCCATCCGGATGAGCGGACAATGTTCGCCACGTTCTCTAAGGGTTATCCTGTGTGTGAAGCTGAGATCCGGGAGTTGTTCTCTCTGATTTTTGGAGACTGCATAGAGTCCCTCTACATGCAAGAAGCGCCGCCGGACGAGCAGGCCCTGTTTGCTCGCATTGTGTTCACCTCTCCGGCCTTTGTTATGCTGACCCtcaatggaatggagaaagctAAGTTCAATATCAATGGGAAGCATATCTGGCTGCGCAAGTATGTGCCAAGGCGCCAGAGGTACACTGCCCCACCCCGCCACAGCCAGGCCAGTATGCGAGGCAACCCTGGCTCATCTTCTCAATTCGCAGGCTGA
- the LOC127794583 gene encoding uncharacterized protein LOC127794583 isoform X2: MITGFPLYPSWDTSLQEDTSFSVTKNQIKLFHEFDRDLYTILVMELWRDPTESMKVLAFWLWLERTGSRRAIKRILSLPTFLVNELADEAVTCINRLLANTPLLSFTESCDMPLTQSLMGSGHSLHFFSTNENRLKAISGVNKILEDVCLRALDDIVLRAMERNSSHFLGAERQTIPPFVADPMERNSARFFGAESQIVLPSFADPGLAELGFVEPDLPDRGLASLRVGGVDILSPRVPLCPASPEVHPDERTMFATFSKGYPVCEAEIRELFSLIFGDCIESLYMQEAPPDEQALFARIVFTSPAFVMLTLNGMEKAKFNINGKHIWLRKYVPRRQRYTAPPRHSQASMRGNPGSSSQFAG, encoded by the coding sequence ATGATTACTGGGTTTCCTCTTTATCCCTCTTGGGACACATCTCTTCAAGAGGATACATCCTTTTCTGTTACcaaaaaccaaatcaaactttTTCATGAGTTTGACCGGGATCTGTACACCATCCTTGTGATGGAACTCTGGCGTGACCCTACTGAGTCGATGAAGGTCTTGGCCTTCTGGCTCTGGTTGGAGAGAACTGGCTCCAGGCGCGCCATCAAGAGGATTTTGTCCTTGCCCACTTTTCTAGTAAATGAACTTGCAGATGAGGCGGTGACTTGCATCAACCGCCTTCTGGCCAACACTCCATTGTTGTCCTTTACTGAATCGTGTGACATGCCACTGACTCAAAGCCTAATGGGCTCTGGTCACTCACTTCATTTTTTCAGTACAAATGAAAATCGCTTGAAAGCGATCAGTGGTGTTAACAAAATTCTAGAGGATGTTTGTCTGAGAGCACTAGATGATATTGTGCTGCGGGCCATGGAGAgaaattcttctcatttcttaGGTGCTGAAAGACAGACAATCCCGCCCTTTGTTGCTGATCCCATGGAGAGAAATTCTGCTCGTTTCTTCGGTGCTGAAAGCCAGATAGTCCTGCCCTCTTTTGCTGATCCCGGTCTTGCTGAGCTTGGCTTCGTTGAGCCTGACTTGCCTGATCGTGGCCTTGCTTCCTTGAGGGTTGGTGGAGTTGACATACTCAGTCCACGGGTTCCCCTTTGTCCTGCATCACCGGAAGTCCATCCGGATGAGCGGACAATGTTCGCCACGTTCTCTAAGGGTTATCCTGTGTGTGAAGCTGAGATCCGGGAGTTGTTCTCTCTGATTTTTGGAGACTGCATAGAGTCCCTCTACATGCAAGAAGCGCCGCCGGACGAGCAGGCCCTGTTTGCTCGCATTGTGTTCACCTCTCCGGCCTTTGTTATGCTGACCCtcaatggaatggagaaagctAAGTTCAATATCAATGGGAAGCATATCTGGCTGCGCAAGTATGTGCCAAGGCGCCAGAGGTACACTGCCCCACCCCGCCACAGCCAGGCCAGTATGCGAGGCAACCCTGGCTCATCTTCTCAATTCGCAGGCTGA